One Sphingobacteruim zhuxiongii DNA window includes the following coding sequences:
- a CDS encoding agmatine deiminase family protein codes for MSSENTSPLYKKEDTPKAQGFSFPAEWALQEALWLSWPHKEESWPGKLDTIYAPYSQFIKLVAEEQNVRINVADEAMKVFALTHIEAAGANLDNISFHFNPTNDAWCRDHGPAFLLNKETGEKAIVDWGYNAWGGKYPPFDLDDVVPTRIANEFKLKLFTPPIVMEGGSVEFNGAGTIMTTTACLLNENRNPHLTKEQIEGYLLDYYGQEQVLWLGDGIIGDDTDGHIDDITRFVNEDTVLTVVEEDSNDENYPILQENLEKLKEMRLLDGRPLNIVELPMPRPVVYEDQQLPASYANFYIANKVVVVPIFNDKNDQKALSIIQSVFPDRKVVGIDSVDIIWGLGSFHCLSQQEPKS; via the coding sequence ATGAGTTCAGAAAATACTTCCCCTTTATATAAAAAAGAAGATACACCCAAGGCGCAGGGCTTTTCATTTCCTGCAGAATGGGCATTACAAGAAGCACTTTGGCTAAGTTGGCCACATAAAGAAGAGTCTTGGCCTGGAAAGCTAGATACCATCTACGCACCGTATTCGCAATTCATTAAACTCGTTGCTGAAGAACAGAACGTACGTATCAATGTTGCCGACGAAGCAATGAAGGTATTTGCGCTAACACATATCGAAGCGGCCGGTGCTAATCTTGACAATATCAGCTTCCATTTTAATCCAACTAATGATGCTTGGTGCCGTGATCATGGCCCCGCATTTCTTTTAAACAAAGAAACAGGCGAAAAAGCAATCGTAGATTGGGGATACAATGCATGGGGTGGTAAATATCCGCCTTTTGATTTAGACGATGTCGTTCCTACACGAATCGCTAATGAATTCAAACTCAAACTATTTACACCTCCTATTGTGATGGAAGGTGGATCGGTAGAATTCAATGGTGCTGGAACAATTATGACAACAACAGCATGCTTGTTAAATGAAAATCGCAATCCACACTTGACCAAAGAGCAAATAGAAGGCTATTTATTAGACTACTACGGCCAGGAGCAAGTATTATGGTTAGGCGACGGAATTATTGGCGATGACACAGACGGTCATATCGATGATATTACGCGTTTTGTCAATGAAGATACTGTACTGACGGTCGTTGAAGAAGATTCAAACGACGAGAACTACCCTATTCTTCAAGAGAATCTAGAGAAATTAAAGGAAATGCGCCTTTTGGATGGTCGCCCATTAAATATTGTGGAGCTGCCGATGCCACGTCCTGTAGTCTATGAAGATCAACAATTACCAGCTTCCTATGCGAATTTCTACATCGCTAACAAGGTCGTAGTCGTTCCAATTTTCAACGATAAGAACGATCAAAAAGCGTTGTCAATCATTCAATCCGTATTCCCTGACCGCAAGGTGGTCGGCATTGACTCTGTCGATATTATATGGGGATTAGGAAGCTTTCACTGTTTAAGTCAACAAGAACCAAAAAGTTAA
- a CDS encoding porin, whose product MNTLTKFTLTIIVAFFACNNLYGQGHPQERDDRATILNFKGIQFKSKDSLFYTNFRFRMQNRLGFSNTIDGEDNGKFDARIRRLRMRMDGYIYTPKISYTVQLAFTRSDQDFDDTGIPNIVRDAVMFYNFSDDFYVSFGQNKLPGNRQRVNSSGSLQFADRSLVNGNFTLDRDFGISLNLSKKIGDMPFNAKAAISTGEGRPASATDKGLAYTGRIEFLPLGKFTNDNDYSEGDLEREETPKLSIGGGYSYNDKTIREGGQLGRYVQNPFTLKTSFADAVFKYMGFAYAAEYMRRDVDNPLNLTDEVDPEQTYAYKGWGVNQQTSYLLNKGYEIAARYTYVMPHNDIRPYEDQTEIIELGLTKYMKAHRLKFQLNANYTFKDGYLNNANNKAAWGGMFQVELGI is encoded by the coding sequence ATGAATACACTAACTAAATTCACCTTAACTATCATTGTAGCATTTTTCGCTTGCAACAACCTCTATGGTCAAGGACATCCGCAAGAGCGTGATGACCGCGCTACAATCCTAAACTTCAAGGGAATACAGTTTAAATCTAAAGATTCCTTATTCTACACTAACTTTCGATTCCGTATGCAAAACCGTTTAGGGTTTAGCAATACCATCGATGGTGAAGATAACGGAAAATTTGATGCCCGTATTCGTCGCTTAAGAATGCGTATGGATGGCTATATCTATACCCCTAAAATCTCCTATACCGTACAGTTGGCATTCACGCGCAGTGATCAAGATTTCGATGATACCGGAATCCCTAATATCGTCCGTGATGCCGTGATGTTCTATAACTTTTCTGACGATTTCTATGTATCCTTTGGTCAGAATAAGCTTCCCGGTAACCGTCAGCGTGTAAACTCTTCGGGATCATTGCAGTTTGCAGATCGTTCGTTGGTCAATGGGAATTTCACTTTAGACCGCGACTTTGGTATATCACTGAACTTGAGCAAGAAAATTGGCGATATGCCTTTCAACGCAAAAGCTGCTATCTCTACGGGTGAAGGACGCCCCGCAAGCGCAACGGATAAAGGTCTAGCTTATACAGGAAGAATTGAATTCTTGCCTTTAGGTAAGTTCACAAACGACAATGATTACTCAGAAGGCGATTTAGAACGCGAAGAAACGCCTAAATTATCAATTGGTGGTGGATATAGCTATAATGATAAAACGATTCGTGAAGGCGGACAATTAGGCCGCTATGTACAGAATCCGTTTACCCTAAAAACCTCATTCGCTGACGCTGTATTCAAGTATATGGGTTTTGCCTATGCTGCCGAATATATGCGTAGAGATGTGGACAATCCTTTAAATTTAACTGATGAAGTAGATCCAGAACAAACCTACGCTTATAAAGGATGGGGGGTGAATCAACAGACTTCTTATCTCTTAAATAAAGGATATGAAATTGCTGCGCGCTACACCTATGTGATGCCACACAATGATATTCGACCATATGAAGATCAAACAGAAATTATTGAACTTGGCTTAACAAAATACATGAAAGCGCATCGTTTAAAGTTCCAATTAAATGCAAATTATACGTTTAAAGATGGTTATCTTAACAATGCAAACAATAAAGCGGCTTGGGGAGGAATGTTCCAAGTCGAGTTAGGAATCTAA
- the lpxB gene encoding lipid-A-disaccharide synthase, producing MRYYIIAGETSGDLHGANLIKALKKEDPEASFNIVGGDQMAAAAGEPVLIHTSEMAFMGFIEVLKNLSSIARNLKKVKEDILKQQPDTLILIDFPGFNLKVAAYAKKLGIKVCYYISPKIWAWNQKRVHKIKRLVDHMFCILPFEVKFYKQFHYPVNYVGNPLLDAIAAYQFNPNFKEDNGLGIRPIIALLPGSRKMEIQNLLPVMVELHNMFPAHQLVIAGAPNFDKTFYQDYIGDYDIPVVFDQTYDLLKNAEAAVVASGTATLETALLRVPQVVVYRANPISVMIARKLIKVRFISLVNLINDYLSVRELIQDDCDTMSIASEVKELILNPTHRASVMENYDILIEKMGTPGASEKTAALIVKYMKGEE from the coding sequence ATGAGATATTATATTATAGCAGGAGAAACCTCGGGCGATCTCCATGGTGCAAATTTGATAAAGGCATTAAAAAAAGAAGACCCTGAGGCTAGTTTTAATATTGTCGGTGGCGATCAAATGGCCGCTGCGGCGGGCGAACCCGTACTTATCCATACCTCGGAAATGGCCTTTATGGGCTTTATTGAGGTATTGAAAAACTTAAGCAGTATCGCTAGGAACCTCAAGAAAGTAAAAGAAGATATCCTGAAGCAACAACCAGACACTTTAATTTTAATTGATTTCCCAGGTTTCAATTTGAAAGTTGCTGCTTACGCTAAAAAATTGGGGATCAAGGTTTGTTACTATATTTCTCCAAAAATATGGGCTTGGAACCAAAAACGCGTTCATAAAATCAAAAGGTTGGTTGACCATATGTTTTGTATCCTTCCCTTTGAAGTCAAATTCTACAAGCAGTTTCATTACCCTGTAAATTATGTGGGTAACCCACTCTTGGATGCTATTGCCGCCTATCAATTCAATCCCAATTTCAAAGAGGACAATGGATTGGGGATTCGTCCGATTATCGCCTTATTACCGGGAAGCCGAAAAATGGAGATCCAAAACCTGCTACCGGTTATGGTTGAATTACACAATATGTTTCCGGCGCATCAATTGGTTATTGCAGGAGCTCCAAATTTCGATAAAACTTTTTATCAAGACTATATCGGCGATTATGATATTCCGGTTGTCTTCGATCAGACTTATGACTTGTTAAAAAATGCGGAAGCGGCCGTTGTTGCGAGTGGTACGGCAACATTAGAAACTGCCCTATTGCGTGTTCCACAAGTCGTGGTGTATCGTGCCAATCCAATTAGCGTTATGATTGCGCGAAAACTTATCAAAGTCCGTTTTATATCCTTGGTTAACTTAATCAATGACTATTTATCGGTTCGCGAACTGATTCAAGATGATTGCGACACCATGAGTATTGCATCAGAGGTGAAAGAGCTGATCTTAAATCCAACGCATCGCGCCAGTGTTATGGAAAACTATGATATATTGATCGAGAAAATGGGAACGCCTGGCGCTTCGGAGAAAACAGCAGCGCTCATCGTCAAATATATGAAGGGCGAGGAATAA
- a CDS encoding NADPH-dependent FMN reductase → MKILAYAGSSSKNSINKKFITSVSKYYKEAEDIIEVLDLNDFEMPLFSVDCEHDQGIPAAAHAFAEKIDWADLILISLAEHNGNYPTVYKNIYDWVSRIKGRKLFNGTAVFLLSTSNGQNGAQSVLNIALNRMPRDGADILESFSLPEFSQHFQEGSGIITPLYRSQLEAKVRKTKRMMATKLAENNN, encoded by the coding sequence ATGAAAATATTGGCTTACGCTGGCAGTAGCAGCAAGAATTCTATCAATAAGAAGTTCATCACTTCGGTATCCAAATATTACAAAGAAGCTGAAGATATTATTGAGGTGTTAGATTTAAACGACTTTGAAATGCCTTTGTTTTCAGTAGATTGTGAACACGATCAAGGGATTCCGGCGGCGGCACATGCATTTGCTGAGAAGATTGATTGGGCAGATTTAATATTAATTTCCCTGGCCGAACACAATGGCAACTACCCTACTGTCTACAAGAATATCTACGATTGGGTATCCCGTATCAAAGGAAGGAAACTATTTAACGGAACCGCTGTTTTCTTATTGTCAACGAGCAATGGGCAGAACGGCGCACAATCTGTTTTAAATATTGCGTTGAATCGTATGCCACGCGATGGCGCTGATATTCTAGAGAGTTTTTCACTACCCGAGTTTAGTCAGCATTTTCAGGAAGGATCCGGAATTATTACGCCTCTATATCGCAGTCAATTGGAGGCGAAAGTTCGTAAGACCAAGCGCATGATGGCGACCAAATTAGCAGAGAACAATAATTAA
- a CDS encoding DJ-1/PfpI family protein → MAKKVLLLVGDYVEDYEAMVPFQAMGAIGIEVDAIAPDRKKGDVVPTAVHDFTGDQTYKELRGHNFAINKDFDAVNPEDYDGLYIAGGRSAEYIRLNKRVIEITKHFFEKDKPVAAICHGIQVLTTAQVLKGRTLTAYVAVGPDIELAGGTWKNIPADQAVVDGQLVTSPAWPGHQAILKEFYKLLGIQISL, encoded by the coding sequence ATGGCAAAGAAAGTATTATTATTAGTTGGCGATTATGTGGAGGATTATGAAGCAATGGTTCCATTTCAAGCGATGGGTGCCATCGGTATTGAGGTTGATGCGATTGCTCCAGACCGAAAAAAAGGCGATGTTGTTCCGACAGCAGTTCACGATTTTACAGGCGATCAAACCTATAAAGAACTTCGCGGGCATAACTTCGCAATAAATAAAGATTTTGACGCTGTGAATCCGGAGGACTATGATGGTCTTTATATTGCCGGTGGTCGTTCTGCAGAATATATCCGATTGAACAAACGCGTTATTGAGATTACGAAGCATTTTTTCGAAAAAGATAAGCCTGTAGCAGCGATCTGCCATGGGATTCAAGTATTGACCACAGCTCAGGTATTAAAAGGCCGTACATTAACTGCATATGTTGCTGTAGGTCCAGATATTGAACTGGCTGGTGGTACATGGAAGAATATTCCTGCCGACCAAGCCGTAGTCGATGGCCAACTCGTAACTTCACCAGCTTGGCCTGGGCATCAAGCCATCTTAAAAGAGTTCTACAAATTATTAGGCATTCAAATTAGTTTATAA